In Zunongwangia profunda SM-A87, the following proteins share a genomic window:
- the atpA gene encoding F0F1 ATP synthase subunit alpha, translating into MAEVNPAEVSAILKQQLSGFEAKASLDEVGTVLTVGDGIANVYGLSNAQYGELVQFDSGLEGMVLNLEEDNVGVVLLGPSKEVKEGSTVKRTQRIASINVGEGIVGRVVNTLGEPIDGKGTIEGETFEMPLERKAPGVVFREPVTEPMQTGIKSIDAMVPVGRGQRELVIGDRQTGKTTVCIDTILNQKEFYDAGKPVYCIYVAVGQKASTVAGIAKVLEDKGALAYTTIVAANASDPAPMQVYAPFAGAAIGEYFRDTGRPALIVYDDLSKQAVAYREVSLLLRRPPGREAYPGDVFFLHSRLLERAAKVINDDDIAKTMNDLPDSLKDKVKGGGSLTALPIIETQAGDVSAYIPTNVISITDGQIFLTSDLFNSGVRPAINVGISVSRVGGSAQIKSMKKVAGTLKLDQAQFRELEAFAKFGSDLDAATMSVIEKGKRNVEILKQGQNDPYPVEDQIAIIFAGSKNLLREVPVEKVREFERDYIEFLNAKHRDVMDTLKAGKLTDEVTDTLASVAKELSEKYKG; encoded by the coding sequence ATGGCAGAAGTAAATCCTGCTGAAGTATCAGCAATATTAAAGCAACAACTTTCCGGATTCGAGGCAAAGGCTTCTTTAGACGAGGTTGGTACCGTACTTACAGTTGGTGACGGTATTGCAAACGTTTATGGGCTTTCTAATGCGCAGTACGGAGAATTAGTTCAATTTGACAGTGGTCTGGAAGGAATGGTACTTAACCTTGAAGAAGATAATGTTGGGGTAGTACTTTTGGGACCTTCAAAAGAAGTTAAAGAAGGTTCTACCGTAAAAAGAACACAACGAATTGCTTCGATCAATGTTGGTGAAGGTATTGTTGGAAGAGTAGTAAATACTTTAGGAGAACCAATCGATGGTAAGGGTACTATTGAAGGTGAAACTTTTGAAATGCCTTTAGAGCGTAAGGCGCCTGGTGTGGTTTTTCGTGAGCCAGTAACAGAGCCTATGCAAACTGGTATTAAGTCTATTGATGCCATGGTGCCGGTAGGAAGAGGCCAGCGTGAGCTGGTAATTGGTGACCGTCAAACAGGAAAAACAACTGTTTGTATCGATACCATTCTTAACCAGAAAGAATTTTATGATGCCGGTAAACCGGTATACTGTATATATGTAGCTGTAGGACAAAAGGCGTCTACAGTTGCTGGAATTGCTAAAGTTTTAGAAGATAAAGGAGCCTTAGCTTATACCACTATTGTAGCTGCAAATGCATCAGACCCTGCGCCTATGCAGGTTTATGCTCCGTTTGCCGGTGCTGCAATTGGTGAGTATTTTAGAGATACAGGACGTCCTGCATTAATAGTGTATGATGACCTTTCTAAGCAGGCAGTAGCCTATCGTGAGGTTTCTCTTTTATTACGTCGTCCACCAGGACGTGAAGCTTATCCAGGGGATGTTTTCTTCCTTCACTCAAGATTATTAGAGCGTGCTGCAAAAGTGATCAATGATGATGATATTGCAAAGACCATGAATGATCTTCCTGATTCGCTTAAAGACAAAGTAAAAGGAGGAGGTTCTTTAACAGCACTTCCAATTATCGAAACGCAGGCCGGTGACGTATCAGCATACATCCCAACTAACGTAATTTCGATTACTGATGGTCAGATTTTCTTAACATCAGATTTATTTAACTCGGGTGTACGTCCTGCAATTAACGTTGGTATTTCGGTATCTCGTGTAGGTGGTTCTGCTCAGATTAAATCGATGAAAAAAGTAGCGGGTACGCTTAAATTAGACCAGGCACAGTTCCGTGAACTTGAAGCTTTTGCTAAGTTTGGTTCAGACCTTGATGCAGCTACTATGAGTGTGATCGAAAAAGGTAAGCGTAACGTAGAGATTCTTAAGCAGGGACAAAATGATCCTTATCCGGTAGAAGATCAAATCGCGATTATCTTTGCAGGTTCTAAAAACTTACTTAGAGAAGTTCCTGTAGAAAAAGTAAGAGAATTTGAAAGAGATTATATCGAATTCTTAAATGCTAAGCATAGAGATGTTATGGATACGCTTAAAGCCGGTAAACTTACCGATGAAGTTACAGATACATTAGCTTCTGTAGCAAAAGAGCTATCTGAAAAATATAAAGGATAA
- the atpG gene encoding ATP synthase F1 subunit gamma, with product MANLKELRSRITSVSSTMQITSAMKMVSAAKLSKAQDAIESMRPYSQKLSQLLQDLSATLDDDTSSKYAEQREVQKVLVVAISSNRGLAGAFNANIIKGVKNAVAKEYSNKDVHLYSIGKKANDILKRSFKVYKTNTEIFEDLSFENVSVIAEDLMEQFLEGNYDKIVLVYNHFKNAATQAVLTEQFLPIPKFETEEEKQLDYIFEPSKLEIVKDLIPKSLKMQLYKALRDSFASEHGARMTAMHKATENATELRDSLKLSYNKARQASITNEILEIVGGAEALNN from the coding sequence ATGGCAAACTTAAAAGAATTACGTAGCAGAATTACCTCGGTTTCTTCAACCATGCAGATCACCAGTGCCATGAAAATGGTATCTGCGGCAAAGTTGAGTAAAGCGCAGGATGCTATCGAGTCTATGCGCCCTTATTCACAAAAGCTATCCCAGCTTTTACAGGATCTTAGCGCTACCTTAGATGATGATACTAGCAGTAAATATGCAGAGCAGCGTGAGGTTCAAAAAGTACTGGTAGTTGCGATTTCTTCTAACAGGGGTTTAGCAGGTGCTTTTAATGCCAATATCATTAAAGGCGTAAAAAATGCTGTGGCTAAAGAATATTCAAATAAGGATGTTCATTTATACAGTATTGGTAAAAAAGCCAACGATATATTAAAACGAAGCTTTAAGGTATATAAGACAAATACCGAGATCTTTGAAGATCTAAGTTTTGAGAACGTATCTGTTATTGCTGAGGATTTAATGGAGCAGTTCTTAGAAGGAAATTACGATAAGATTGTACTGGTGTACAACCACTTTAAGAATGCTGCTACACAGGCTGTTTTAACTGAACAGTTTTTACCTATTCCTAAGTTTGAAACTGAAGAAGAAAAACAACTTGATTATATTTTTGAGCCTTCTAAACTCGAAATCGTAAAAGATTTGATCCCAAAGTCGCTTAAAATGCAGTTGTATAAGGCCTTAAGGGATTCGTTTGCATCAGAGCATGGTGCCCGTATGACGGCTATGCATAAAGCAACTGAGAATGCCACAGAACTTAGAGATTCACTTAAATTATCTTATAATAAGGCTAGACAGGCTTCGATTACCAACGAAATTCTTGAGATTGTTGGTGGTGCGGAAGCGCTTAATAACTAA
- a CDS encoding oligosaccharide flippase family protein: protein MQETQSLLSTLKRFFQDTIIYGIATVVPRLLNFILVPLHTDVLDTKDYSVNTTFYIWAALFNVLLTYGMETSFFRFFSRAEDKNKVYSTSFIALTITTLLFFGLGMLFQDSFIRVVDLDPFFFNIFFSVIILDTLVVIPFAYLRATNRPVRFALVKLLNVFIVFAINIYFLWLVPKFPAFAPQYVLNHFTQKDILGYIFMANLVASGITFLILLPYFFKTKIQFSFSLIKQMWKYGWPIMLAGISFIINENLDKLLLKDILSEEIMGAYSGCYKLAVFMMIFIQAFRMGAEPFFFNHAKEKNAKITYARILEYFVICGGIILLVLVCFIDIFKQFMIPNQEYWKAMAIVPIILLANLFLGIYHNLSVWYKLTDKTRMGMYISLFGALVTVILNITLIGKFGFMVAAWATLAAYGSMMLISYFYGRKYYLVPYNVKKIGLYLLLSVGLSAISFIYFRQNYIVATLFVLIFVGITYFKEQEDIKKILKRS, encoded by the coding sequence TTGCAGGAAACCCAGAGCCTGTTGAGTACTTTAAAACGATTTTTTCAGGATACAATTATTTACGGTATTGCTACTGTAGTACCAAGGTTACTAAATTTTATTTTAGTGCCCTTACATACCGATGTACTGGATACTAAAGATTATTCTGTAAATACAACATTCTATATTTGGGCTGCCTTGTTCAATGTATTGCTCACTTACGGTATGGAGACTTCGTTTTTTCGTTTTTTTAGTAGAGCAGAGGATAAAAACAAAGTGTATTCAACATCTTTTATTGCCTTAACCATAACAACATTATTATTTTTTGGTTTAGGAATGCTCTTTCAGGATTCGTTTATAAGAGTAGTAGATTTAGATCCTTTCTTTTTTAATATCTTTTTTTCAGTCATAATTTTAGATACGCTGGTAGTCATTCCTTTTGCCTATCTACGAGCGACCAATAGGCCGGTTAGATTTGCCTTAGTTAAGCTGTTAAATGTATTTATCGTGTTTGCGATTAATATCTATTTTTTATGGCTCGTACCAAAGTTTCCGGCTTTTGCCCCTCAATATGTCTTAAATCATTTTACTCAAAAAGATATTTTAGGCTATATATTTATGGCCAACCTTGTCGCCAGTGGGATTACGTTTTTAATTTTGCTACCCTATTTCTTTAAGACAAAAATTCAGTTTAGTTTCTCACTTATAAAGCAAATGTGGAAGTACGGCTGGCCAATTATGCTAGCGGGAATATCATTTATCATTAACGAAAATCTTGATAAACTGCTGCTTAAAGATATTCTTTCCGAAGAAATTATGGGAGCTTATTCGGGGTGTTATAAACTGGCGGTTTTTATGATGATTTTTATCCAGGCCTTTAGAATGGGAGCCGAGCCTTTCTTTTTTAATCATGCTAAAGAGAAAAATGCGAAAATAACCTATGCCCGAATTTTAGAGTACTTTGTAATATGCGGGGGCATAATACTCTTGGTTTTGGTATGTTTTATAGATATTTTTAAACAGTTTATGATCCCTAACCAGGAATATTGGAAGGCGATGGCTATCGTACCCATTATCCTTTTGGCTAATTTATTTTTAGGAATTTATCATAATCTTTCTGTTTGGTATAAGCTTACCGATAAAACAAGAATGGGGATGTATATTTCTCTTTTTGGTGCTTTAGTCACCGTTATTTTAAATATTACCTTAATAGGCAAATTTGGATTTATGGTAGCTGCCTGGGCGACATTGGCCGCTTATGGGAGTATGATGTTGATTTCATATTTCTACGGAAGAAAATACTACCTGGTGCCTTATAACGTTAAGAAAATAGGATTGTATTTACTGCTTTCTGTGGGACTATCGGCCATTAGTTTTATATACTTCAGGCAAAATTATATAGTTGCAACCTTATTTGTTCTCATATTTGTGGGAATTACGTATTTTAAAGAACAAGAAGACATAAAGAAAATATTAAAGCGATCATGA
- the dut gene encoding dUTP diphosphatase, whose protein sequence is MTIKIINKSSHDLPGYATEASAGMDLRAELSEPVTLKPLERAIVKTGLFIELPVGYEAQVRPRSGLAAKKGITVLNAPGTIDADYRGEIGVILVNLSNDNFIIENGERIAQLVIAKHEHIKWEEVEVLTDSVRGAGGFGSTGTK, encoded by the coding sequence ATGACGATTAAAATCATTAACAAAAGTTCACACGATTTACCAGGTTATGCTACAGAAGCTTCTGCAGGAATGGATCTAAGAGCCGAATTATCAGAGCCGGTTACTTTAAAACCATTAGAAAGAGCAATCGTAAAAACAGGCTTGTTTATAGAGCTACCAGTAGGGTACGAAGCACAGGTACGACCAAGAAGTGGTTTAGCCGCAAAAAAAGGAATTACCGTTTTAAATGCTCCCGGAACAATTGATGCTGATTATCGCGGCGAAATAGGGGTGATTTTGGTGAACTTATCGAATGACAACTTTATCATCGAAAATGGCGAGAGGATTGCGCAATTAGTAATCGCCAAACATGAACATATTAAATGGGAAGAAGTTGAAGTACTTACAGATAGCGTACGCGGAGCTGGCGGGTTTGGCAGTACGGGAACAAAGTAA
- a CDS encoding sugar phosphate nucleotidyltransferase encodes MKIIVPMAGRGSRLRPHTLTTPKPLIPIAGKPIVHRLVQDIAKVLDEDIDEVAFVIGEDFGEKIENDLKDIAESLGAKASIYYQDKPLGTGHAIMCAKESLEGPAVIAYADTLFKADFTLDKDADSVIWVKQVDNPSAYGVVKLNDSKQITELVEKPAEFVSDLAVIGIYYFKEVAVLKEELQKVLDNNIVHGGEYQINDGIKAMQANGLKFVPGKVEEWMDCGNKNVTVETNGRMLKFLHQDGEKLIADSVKIKDAEITEPCFIGENVELINAKIGPNVSIGNGTKIENTTIRNSLIQSFAEVKNANLNNAMIGNFAKFNGEFTEISIGDYSVLE; translated from the coding sequence ATGAAGATTATTGTACCCATGGCGGGAAGAGGTTCGCGCCTTAGGCCACATACACTTACCACTCCAAAACCATTAATTCCTATTGCCGGTAAACCTATTGTACACAGATTGGTACAGGATATAGCAAAAGTGTTGGACGAAGATATCGATGAAGTTGCTTTTGTAATAGGGGAAGATTTTGGAGAGAAAATAGAAAACGACCTTAAGGACATCGCTGAAAGTTTAGGAGCCAAAGCAAGCATTTATTATCAAGATAAACCATTGGGAACCGGCCACGCCATTATGTGCGCCAAAGAGTCTTTAGAAGGCCCTGCGGTAATTGCTTATGCCGATACCTTGTTTAAAGCCGATTTTACTTTAGATAAAGATGCCGATAGTGTTATTTGGGTAAAGCAGGTAGACAATCCTTCAGCTTATGGAGTAGTGAAACTTAACGATAGCAAACAAATAACCGAGCTTGTTGAAAAACCAGCTGAATTTGTTTCAGATCTGGCGGTGATCGGGATTTATTATTTTAAAGAGGTGGCTGTTTTAAAAGAAGAGCTTCAAAAGGTATTAGATAATAATATCGTTCATGGCGGCGAATATCAGATTAATGATGGGATTAAAGCCATGCAGGCCAATGGACTAAAATTCGTTCCGGGTAAAGTAGAGGAGTGGATGGACTGCGGAAACAAAAATGTAACCGTAGAAACCAATGGGCGTATGCTTAAATTTTTACACCAGGATGGTGAGAAACTCATCGCCGATAGTGTGAAAATAAAAGATGCTGAAATTACCGAACCTTGTTTTATCGGTGAAAATGTAGAACTGATCAATGCGAAGATCGGCCCAAATGTTTCTATTGGCAACGGAACAAAAATCGAGAATACCACTATAAGAAACAGTCTTATTCAATCTTTTGCTGAAGTGAAAAATGCAAACTTGAATAACGCTATGATTGGTAATTTTGCTAAATTCAATGGAGAGTTTACCGAAATCAGTATTGGTGATTATTCTGTATTGGAATAG
- a CDS encoding tetratricopeptide repeat protein, whose translation MLKQILILAFFGHLYLVPGKAFAIIQQPEDKNSATVNSDLGEVNDDFQEYFFEALKQRGIENYEKANEALQKCLAINDQSPVIYYEIAKNHYSLEEFEQAKAYFQKALDLKPNDENILREYYENEIASVDYESAIQILQKLIKIDTKYREDLADLYILSDRYDNALSLIDSLDIQYGENEYRTHLRRQIYARTNNTDAQIANLEKAIKDDPKEEENYLNLIYVLSDEGMEEEAFKTAQQLLQVSPGSSLAHLALYKFYLNKDQPEEAMQSMQMVFKSEEIDAASKYKVLNDFLLFVNQNPQWENELMEVSQMLSKQENEPSLYRKLGEYYLKSNNKADALRYFEMGLKEDPANFEMIKNTLILRIDLEHFENAEKLASEARDIFPAQPIFYLLNGVALNKLKNYSEAVEILTFGLDFLIENPRMEADFYQQISVSYAGLEDKERANEYKAKAIKTLKEATK comes from the coding sequence TTGCTGAAACAGATCTTAATATTGGCCTTTTTTGGACACCTATATTTGGTGCCGGGAAAGGCCTTTGCTATAATTCAGCAACCCGAAGATAAAAATAGTGCCACTGTAAATAGTGATCTTGGAGAAGTAAACGATGATTTTCAAGAGTATTTTTTTGAAGCTTTAAAGCAACGCGGTATTGAAAATTACGAAAAAGCAAACGAAGCTTTGCAAAAATGCCTTGCTATAAACGACCAGAGCCCGGTGATATATTACGAAATCGCCAAAAATCATTATTCCTTAGAGGAATTTGAGCAGGCAAAAGCCTATTTTCAAAAAGCACTAGATTTAAAACCGAACGATGAAAACATTCTTAGGGAGTATTATGAGAACGAAATTGCTTCGGTAGATTATGAAAGTGCTATACAAATACTTCAGAAATTAATTAAAATCGATACTAAATACCGCGAAGACCTTGCTGATTTATATATCCTAAGTGATCGCTATGACAATGCTTTATCCCTTATTGATAGTTTAGATATCCAATATGGCGAAAATGAGTATCGCACCCATTTACGTCGCCAAATTTATGCCCGTACCAATAATACAGATGCCCAGATAGCCAATTTAGAGAAAGCCATTAAAGATGATCCTAAAGAAGAGGAAAACTATCTTAACCTTATTTATGTGCTTAGTGATGAGGGTATGGAAGAGGAAGCTTTTAAAACGGCTCAACAGCTCTTACAAGTTAGTCCCGGTTCGAGTCTGGCCCATTTGGCGCTGTATAAGTTTTATCTTAACAAAGATCAGCCAGAAGAGGCCATGCAGTCGATGCAGATGGTTTTTAAAAGCGAAGAGATCGATGCGGCTTCAAAATATAAGGTTTTAAATGATTTTTTATTATTTGTAAACCAAAATCCTCAATGGGAAAATGAGCTTATGGAAGTGAGTCAAATGCTTTCTAAGCAGGAAAACGAGCCCTCATTATATCGAAAATTGGGCGAATATTATCTTAAATCAAATAATAAAGCAGATGCCCTTCGTTATTTTGAAATGGGATTAAAAGAAGATCCGGCAAACTTCGAAATGATTAAAAACACGCTGATCCTCAGGATCGATTTAGAGCATTTTGAGAATGCGGAAAAATTAGCTTCAGAAGCTCGTGATATTTTCCCGGCACAGCCTATTTTTTATCTTTTAAATGGGGTTGCCTTAAATAAACTTAAAAATTATTCTGAAGCAGTCGAAATTCTTACTTTTGGATTGGATTTTTTAATTGAAAACCCACGGATGGAAGCCGATTTTTATCAGCAGATTTCGGTGTCTTACGCCGGGCTGGAAGATAAAGAGCGAGCGAATGAGTATAAAGCGAAAGCTATTAAAACCTTAAAAGAAGCAACTAAATGA
- a CDS encoding DUF4292 domain-containing protein: MIKRIIFALLLTLSIAACGTKKAASGFERSNAKAAGVIKNHYDKAIQFNTLSGKLRATYQDADRTQSVNLSFRMEKDKAIWMSASILGFPMAKAYITPQKVSYYEKVGKTYFDGDFSLVSQWLGTPLDFEKLQNLLLGQAIYDLREDVYTLSESPRGFQLLPKKSSDVKKMFMLDSETFKAKAQQLAQDSKNRSVTVTYGDYQRVAGRLFPETITIIANEGGESTNITLQYRSIEFDGEVSFPFSIPSGYDEISVE, translated from the coding sequence ATGATCAAAAGAATAATATTTGCCCTTCTGTTAACGCTTAGTATTGCGGCCTGCGGAACCAAAAAAGCAGCATCTGGTTTCGAAAGAAGCAATGCAAAAGCAGCAGGTGTTATAAAGAATCATTACGATAAAGCCATACAGTTTAATACTTTGTCTGGAAAATTAAGAGCCACCTATCAGGATGCTGATAGGACCCAATCGGTAAATCTTAGTTTTAGAATGGAAAAAGACAAGGCCATTTGGATGAGTGCCAGTATTTTGGGATTCCCCATGGCCAAAGCCTATATCACTCCGCAAAAAGTGAGCTATTATGAAAAGGTAGGAAAAACCTATTTTGATGGCGATTTTAGTTTAGTAAGTCAGTGGTTAGGAACTCCTTTGGATTTTGAAAAACTTCAGAATTTGTTATTGGGTCAGGCTATTTATGATCTGCGAGAAGATGTGTATACTTTAAGTGAATCTCCAAGAGGTTTTCAATTACTTCCTAAGAAATCATCTGATGTAAAAAAGATGTTTATGTTAGATTCTGAAACCTTTAAAGCCAAAGCACAACAGTTAGCTCAGGATTCAAAAAATAGAAGTGTTACGGTAACTTACGGCGATTATCAGCGCGTTGCGGGCAGGCTTTTTCCTGAAACGATTACAATCATTGCAAATGAAGGTGGGGAAAGTACCAATATTACCCTGCAGTATCGTTCAATAGAGTTTGATGGAGAGGTAAGTTTTCCATTTAGTATTCCCTCCGGTTACGATGAAATTTCGGTAGAATGA